The following DNA comes from Fervidibacillus albus.
TTGTTTTATCCATTTTATCCGAAACGACGCGGCCAGTGTAAACTTTCCGTTGATTTCGTTCAGCCATTATTTTCCCTCCTTCCTTTAATTATTGATTCCAATTTCTCTTTCGCGAATAACGGTCTTCATCCGAGCAATGGATTTACGCACTTCACGAATTCGGGCGGTATTTTCAAGTTGACCTGTCGCCAATTGGAA
Coding sequences within:
- the rpmC gene encoding 50S ribosomal protein L29 — protein: MKAKEIRDLTTAEIEEKIKSLKEELFNLRFQLATGQLENTARIREVRKSIARMKTVIREREIGINN